From Enterococcus mundtii, the proteins below share one genomic window:
- a CDS encoding magnesium transporter CorA family protein has translation MLEYYLIDENKKVIAADEEHFNWLVIDTSDTEEIEQVTRTYQLPEDIFVGMTYPEEVSRLEHLSGTSLNNPISLVLLNLSSEKEKIERRLTPLSFVISNDLLITCRDEKTNFIDRLIEHHGNKIDSFEKVIVYAALDIYTHFVKELREMKTRIDALDQEARKTTENEELYKQADLERDIVYIDHTLRDQKETMELLWETPEFKERVNDEQLLYDVRLRQRQTEKMILIYRDLLESIGDLFNGMMDNNLNHLMKYLDSTALIISVPAMIAGIWGMNTGGLPGEDSATGFLLVLGGSILAAAALGYHLFRKDYTK, from the coding sequence ATGCTGGAATATTACTTGATTGATGAAAACAAGAAAGTAATAGCCGCAGATGAAGAACATTTTAATTGGCTTGTTATTGATACGAGCGATACTGAGGAAATCGAACAGGTTACTCGAACCTATCAGCTTCCTGAAGATATTTTTGTCGGTATGACTTATCCAGAAGAGGTCTCACGGCTTGAACATCTATCAGGAACAAGTTTGAACAACCCGATTTCCTTAGTACTGCTCAACCTTTCAAGTGAAAAAGAAAAAATCGAACGTCGCCTGACGCCATTGTCGTTCGTCATATCAAATGACTTATTGATTACTTGTCGGGACGAAAAAACCAATTTTATCGATCGGCTGATTGAACATCATGGTAATAAAATCGATTCTTTCGAAAAAGTGATTGTTTATGCGGCATTAGATATCTATACCCATTTTGTCAAAGAACTTCGTGAAATGAAAACGCGTATTGATGCGTTAGATCAAGAAGCTCGAAAAACGACAGAAAATGAAGAGCTATATAAGCAAGCTGATTTAGAAAGAGACATTGTTTACATCGATCATACGTTGCGGGATCAAAAAGAGACAATGGAACTATTGTGGGAAACACCTGAATTCAAAGAACGTGTCAATGACGAACAGCTTCTTTATGACGTTCGTTTAAGGCAACGCCAAACAGAGAAGATGATTCTGATTTATCGCGATCTGTTAGAAAGTATCGGCGATCTGTTCAATGGAATGATGGACAACAATTTGAATCATCTGATGAAATATCTGGATTCTACCGCATTGATCATCTCTGTACCTGCGATGATCGCTGGTATTTGGGGAATGAATACCGGTGGATTACCAGGAGAAGATTCAGCAACTGGTTTTCTTTTAGTATTAGGAGGATCAATCCTTGCGGCTGCTGCGCTAGGGTATCATTTATTTAGAAAAGATTACACAAAATAA
- a CDS encoding iron-sulfur cluster biosynthesis family protein: protein MEITLTRNAMDILKEKAGEQSKLALALINSKDPFLRDKGACAKGSFFQIIPFVTEFGLYVTKINHPSLEIYTSQSEQCYLGKYLTMDYDHVLNSFSLENEIAVLDHNIKLTNCFFS, encoded by the coding sequence ATGGAAATCACGCTGACAAGAAATGCGATGGACATCTTGAAGGAAAAAGCAGGCGAACAATCAAAATTAGCACTTGCATTGATCAATAGTAAAGATCCTTTTCTTAGAGACAAAGGAGCTTGTGCGAAAGGTAGCTTTTTCCAAATTATCCCTTTTGTTACTGAATTTGGACTATACGTCACAAAAATCAATCATCCTTCGCTAGAAATCTATACATCACAAAGTGAACAATGCTATTTAGGCAAATATTTGACGATGGATTATGATCATGTATTGAACAGTTTCTCATTAGAAAATGAGATTGCTGTACTAGATCATAATATCAAACTAACTAATTGTTTCTTTAGTTGA
- a CDS encoding glycosyltransferase family 8 protein produces the protein MNRRKEVAVVSSCNTKFVPHLAALFVSILENSDPKVFVRFYVVDDDIELESKNLLRYSVKNSRMNTDVEFLKINKKFFKNLVTSDRIPETAYYRIAIPELFRGKNVERVLYMDCDMIALNDVSKLWDLEFNGAVMAAVEDAGFHQRLEKMEIEADSMRYFNSGLMLINVEKWLEQNITKKVLNFIEENPEKLRFHDQDALNAILHDRWIALHPKWNAQGYIMAKAKQHPTAEGEKEYEEARRKPYIIHYSGHIKPWSEDFKGASKKYYEKYANMTAFRCVKSFPKYPMYARVKRNTELSH, from the coding sequence ATGAATAGAAGAAAAGAAGTAGCAGTTGTCTCTAGTTGTAATACAAAATTTGTGCCTCATCTAGCAGCACTGTTCGTGTCGATTTTAGAAAATAGTGACCCAAAAGTGTTTGTACGATTCTATGTGGTTGATGATGATATTGAATTAGAAAGTAAAAATCTTTTACGTTATTCAGTGAAGAATTCACGAATGAATACAGATGTAGAATTTTTGAAAATCAATAAAAAATTCTTCAAAAACTTAGTAACAAGTGATCGTATTCCTGAAACAGCATACTATCGTATTGCAATCCCTGAGTTGTTTAGAGGGAAAAATGTGGAACGTGTCCTTTATATGGATTGTGACATGATCGCGTTGAACGATGTCAGCAAACTATGGGATTTAGAGTTTAACGGCGCAGTCATGGCAGCAGTTGAAGATGCTGGTTTCCACCAACGTCTTGAAAAAATGGAGATCGAAGCAGACTCAATGCGTTACTTTAACTCAGGCTTGATGCTGATCAATGTTGAAAAATGGTTAGAACAAAATATCACGAAAAAAGTTCTTAACTTCATTGAAGAAAATCCAGAAAAACTTCGATTCCATGACCAAGATGCATTGAATGCTATCTTACACGATCGTTGGATTGCTTTGCATCCAAAATGGAATGCACAAGGTTACATCATGGCGAAAGCAAAACAACATCCAACAGCTGAAGGAGAAAAAGAGTACGAAGAAGCACGTCGTAAGCCTTATATCATCCATTACTCTGGACACATCAAACCATGGAGTGAAGATTTTAAAGGTGCTAGTAAAAAATACTATGAAAAGTATGCAAATATGACCGCTTTTCGTTGTGTTAAATCATTCCCTAAATATCCAATGTACGCTCGTGTTAAACGAAATACAGAATTAAGTCATTGA
- a CDS encoding glycosyltransferase family 8 protein, with product MEIKYGTVPVVTASDENYAPYLSVMIATALENANKMRHIYFYVIDDGLSEYSKEGLRQTVAQHSEHASIQFLTVEKDVYEDFLVSDHITTTAYLRISLPKILAKYNYKKVLYLDADVLVLDDIVALYDESLNGKTIGAVIDPGQTKALKRLGIDSEEYYFNSGVMVIDIDQWIEKDITDKTIQFLKENGDQIIYHDQDALNGVLYGDWEQLHPKWNMQCSLIFERHPAPDKKYEELYKSGNEAPSIVHFTGHDKPWNTLEDHPYTQIYLKNLAHSVLMKVGEVNE from the coding sequence ATGGAGATTAAGTATGGGACTGTACCGGTTGTGACTGCTTCAGATGAAAATTATGCTCCTTATCTAAGCGTAATGATTGCAACGGCACTGGAAAATGCGAATAAGATGAGACATATATATTTTTATGTGATTGATGATGGCCTATCAGAATATAGTAAAGAAGGATTGCGTCAGACAGTTGCACAACACTCAGAACATGCAAGCATCCAATTCTTGACAGTGGAGAAAGATGTATATGAAGATTTCTTAGTCAGTGACCACATTACAACAACTGCGTATTTACGAATTTCTCTACCTAAGATCTTAGCAAAATACAATTATAAAAAAGTGTTGTATCTAGATGCAGATGTTTTAGTATTAGATGATATTGTTGCATTATATGATGAATCATTGAACGGTAAAACAATTGGGGCAGTAATTGATCCAGGACAAACGAAAGCGTTGAAGCGCCTAGGGATCGATTCAGAAGAATATTATTTTAACTCAGGTGTTATGGTGATCGATATTGATCAATGGATTGAAAAAGACATTACAGATAAAACGATCCAATTCCTAAAAGAAAATGGTGATCAGATTATCTATCATGACCAAGACGCATTGAATGGTGTCTTATATGGAGATTGGGAACAACTTCATCCAAAATGGAACATGCAATGTTCGTTGATTTTTGAACGACACCCAGCTCCAGATAAAAAATATGAAGAGTTATATAAGAGTGGAAATGAAGCTCCTTCAATCGTTCATTTCACAGGGCATGATAAACCTTGGAATACATTGGAGGATCATCCTTATACACAAATCTATCTAAAAAATCTAGCGCATAGCGTATTAATGAAAGTAGGCGAGGTAAATGAATAG
- a CDS encoding Cof-type HAD-IIB family hydrolase translates to MKLAAIDLDGTLLDSQGVVPQENIRALKAFSSNGGIVTIATGRNSISAKDVFAQLGVSGYLISSNGALISEMKDGKIDHVLRRSKIEVPILKKAFYLAKEAKISIIASRETQDDQITFNENALVKDDPYYQHFNLQNHSFDEITAQLDDPSLSYLKLALTDKNEEKLKKIQVELEKEGIDSVFSDPHFLEITPRNITKAHSLLFLTEYLGLSSEDVMAFGDQENDLAMLEFSGLSVAMGNAQEHVKDLADEVTETNDEAGVANFLNDHFL, encoded by the coding sequence ATGAAATTAGCAGCAATCGATCTAGACGGGACCTTGCTTGATTCCCAAGGAGTTGTCCCACAAGAAAATATTCGAGCATTAAAAGCATTCTCCTCTAATGGAGGAATCGTAACGATCGCTACAGGAAGAAATAGTATTTCTGCAAAGGATGTCTTTGCACAATTAGGAGTTAGTGGCTATTTGATTTCTTCTAACGGTGCATTAATTTCGGAAATGAAAGACGGCAAGATCGATCATGTATTAAGACGCTCAAAAATTGAAGTACCTATACTAAAAAAGGCCTTTTATTTAGCAAAAGAAGCAAAAATATCGATCATCGCAAGCCGAGAAACACAAGATGACCAAATCACTTTTAACGAAAATGCCTTAGTAAAAGACGACCCTTATTATCAACACTTTAACTTGCAAAATCATTCTTTCGATGAGATCACAGCACAGTTGGACGATCCTTCATTGAGCTATTTGAAACTGGCACTGACGGATAAAAATGAGGAAAAACTAAAAAAAATCCAAGTAGAGTTGGAGAAAGAAGGAATTGATTCTGTCTTTTCAGACCCACATTTCCTGGAAATCACTCCTAGAAATATTACAAAGGCACACTCTCTCTTATTCCTAACTGAGTACTTAGGTTTATCTTCAGAAGACGTCATGGCGTTTGGTGATCAAGAAAATGATTTGGCAATGCTTGAGTTCAGTGGATTAAGCGTGGCTATGGGCAATGCGCAAGAACATGTGAAGGATTTAGCAGATGAAGTGACAGAAACTAATGACGAAGCCGGTGTCGCAAACTTTTTGAATGATCACTTTTTATAA
- a CDS encoding isochorismatase family cysteine hydrolase, which translates to MLVVIDMQNHILDPTSEFYLEDGEALVERVNTRLNQARAANEYVLFTRDIPIERKDEAESEDLKIIPALSPLSDEREIKKYYFTLPPEILTEIKHSLFERKEEQKTIEVVGIETNLCVLSNTIALQSAFPEADFIIDSSLVSSRNHEPQALKLLKDFNVYVKE; encoded by the coding sequence ATGTTAGTGGTTATCGATATGCAAAATCATATTTTAGATCCAACTAGTGAATTTTATTTAGAAGATGGTGAAGCATTAGTTGAACGTGTAAACACACGCTTAAACCAAGCACGTGCAGCGAATGAATACGTACTATTCACTCGAGATATCCCTATCGAACGGAAAGATGAGGCAGAGAGTGAAGATCTTAAAATCATTCCCGCTCTCTCCCCTCTATCAGATGAGCGTGAAATCAAAAAATACTACTTCACTCTGCCTCCAGAAATATTAACAGAGATCAAACATTCACTTTTTGAACGTAAAGAAGAACAAAAAACAATTGAAGTAGTTGGGATCGAAACGAATTTGTGTGTCTTATCCAACACGATTGCTTTACAAAGCGCCTTTCCAGAAGCTGACTTTATCATTGATTCGTCACTAGTCAGCAGTCGTAATCATGAGCCACAAGCACTTAAACTTCTAAAAGACTTTAATGTTTATGTTAAAGAGTAA
- a CDS encoding helix-turn-helix domain-containing protein: MTIEEAILLDTLHCRLNFLKDKKHLTTPQVAEKVNLPIETYKSYEDGKNIPSIIELIFIADFYDTTIDYLIGRTEAS, from the coding sequence ATGACCATTGAAGAAGCGATTTTACTGGATACACTGCATTGCCGTTTAAACTTCCTCAAAGATAAAAAGCATTTAACTACACCACAGGTTGCTGAAAAAGTGAACTTACCGATTGAGACATATAAAAGCTATGAAGATGGAAAAAATATACCTAGTATTATCGAATTAATCTTTATCGCAGATTTTTACGACACGACCATCGATTATTTGATTGGTCGAACGGAAGCATCCTAA
- a CDS encoding TIGR02328 family protein — MRLWHQSLLQSLPRQQLLGQHRECCALRGNGWGRKHATVDYVFTHSPYKLFQYHLLVMEEMKKQNYKPGEEWFDPLYRGKICEPYPTLSPIEWTSPLYPEHDQIYLAECVANLEQKGIIL; from the coding sequence ATGCGCTTATGGCATCAAAGCCTCTTGCAATCACTTCCACGCCAACAATTATTAGGACAACATCGCGAATGTTGTGCTCTGAGAGGCAATGGTTGGGGACGAAAACATGCAACTGTCGATTACGTTTTTACACATTCGCCTTATAAATTATTTCAATATCATTTGTTAGTAATGGAAGAAATGAAGAAACAGAATTATAAACCTGGTGAAGAATGGTTTGATCCCTTGTATCGTGGGAAGATCTGCGAACCTTATCCTACCCTTTCCCCTATCGAATGGACCTCACCCCTTTATCCAGAACATGATCAGATCTACTTAGCCGAATGCGTGGCAAACTTAGAACAGAAAGGGATCATCTTATAA
- a CDS encoding cold-shock protein, which produces MNNGTVKWFNADKGFGFITGEDGNDVFAHFSAIQGDGFKTLDEGQAVTFDVEDGQRGPQAINIVKA; this is translated from the coding sequence ATGAATAACGGTACAGTAAAATGGTTTAACGCAGACAAAGGTTTTGGATTTATCACTGGTGAAGATGGAAATGACGTATTCGCTCATTTTTCAGCTATCCAAGGTGACGGTTTCAAAACATTAGACGAAGGTCAAGCTGTGACTTTTGATGTTGAAGATGGACAACGTGGCCCTCAAGCAATCAACATCGTTAAAGCATAA
- a CDS encoding flavodoxin family protein: MRILFINASPNKEGMTVKWGEKILKDIDYTVLHLVDYSINQLGQMTEEDEFDKVMGVIKQADVLVIGTPIYWWDVTGLLKTFIDRWTDLFEYGLDTPEAPLYQKSVFWFVQGSAAEEAISGIRQMLSNVSERFLMQELGMIYQKKDIASSNERIKQMR, from the coding sequence ATGCGCATTTTGTTTATTAATGCAAGCCCGAACAAAGAGGGGATGACCGTTAAATGGGGAGAAAAAATCTTAAAAGATATCGACTATACGGTCCTGCATTTAGTTGATTATTCGATCAATCAGTTAGGACAGATGACCGAAGAGGATGAATTTGACAAAGTCATGGGAGTAATCAAACAAGCTGACGTCTTGGTGATTGGTACACCTATCTACTGGTGGGATGTGACCGGTCTGTTAAAAACATTTATTGATCGCTGGACGGATCTATTTGAGTATGGGTTAGACACACCAGAGGCTCCTTTGTATCAAAAATCTGTTTTCTGGTTTGTTCAAGGATCTGCTGCAGAAGAAGCTATCAGCGGAATTAGACAAATGTTGTCAAATGTGAGTGAGCGTTTTTTGATGCAGGAGTTAGGGATGATTTATCAAAAGAAAGACATTGCTTCATCTAATGAACGAATCAAACAAATGAGATAA
- a CDS encoding endo-beta-N-acetylglucosaminidase, whose protein sequence is MKNKKKIAVGLFCAVVISSAIGSGTTYHAETKTFDYKETEAATYQRGLDNQPESSYWFPEELLEWEFSKDPDAPYNVSKVPLAKRIDKKALTTSNDTQTPEMKVVALSIMNRSTSGNAPRGINTFDANVFSNWQYIDQLVYWGGSSGEGIIVPPSPDVIDAAHKNGVPVLGTVFFPQSAHGGKIEWLDTFLQKDEDGTFPLVDQLIEVATRYGFDGWFINQETDTLVTSFDDANNQKKVEGANTAGGLSKEHADLMQEFIKQFKQKAAALEIMWYDSMTSEGKMDWQNALTDKNQAFLVDAEMNPLADSMFLNFWWNTDRLASQELLKASKKKANELGIDPYQLYAGIDVQQNGYDTPVNWRLFTDETGTPYTSLGLYVPSWTYTSASDPADFQRREMRFWVNEQGDPTKGKAPVEKEWPGISTYAVEQSAITSIPFVTNFNVGNGYGYFINGKKVSNLQWNNRSMQDVMPTYRWIFEHQGENQLAVEMDYDEAFRGGNSLLLKGSMVNEASSTIKLYRMDETISDKTSVTTTAKATSISQLDLVLEMADGRKEIISASEPIGRDWTTVSYDVSRLAGEKINTLSYQLASSETQSDYALHLGQLALTEGKELPTAKVSGLTLEDVAFDEEEGRYAGIRLAWDETKSQASYYEIYRLNPDNSKSFLGATPATNHYINALERTLDTTQTKLIVVPVDALGNQGEPSETVSFDWPDNKVPRANFTASRTLAAPGSAITFTNTSSLNTETVTWEFEGGDITTSHENSPVVTYHKEGVYKVKLTASNQAGETPVEKVGLITISDKVPTELPLLSRDAKATASSYTNEAEAPHFAIDGDLTTKWCATGTPPHELTLDLGHVQTISEVRIDHAQAGGESPDMNTKAYVIELSEDGEIYKEVAKTTNNTASSSVETFAVQSARYVRLRIDKPTQGSDTAARIYGFEVFGLPELLQ, encoded by the coding sequence ATGAAGAATAAGAAAAAAATAGCAGTCGGACTCTTTTGTGCAGTAGTAATATCAAGTGCAATTGGTAGTGGGACAACGTATCACGCAGAGACTAAAACGTTTGATTACAAAGAAACAGAAGCAGCAACTTATCAACGAGGATTGGATAATCAGCCGGAATCGTCTTACTGGTTTCCTGAAGAATTGTTAGAATGGGAATTTTCTAAAGATCCGGATGCACCTTATAACGTCAGTAAAGTGCCTTTAGCAAAACGGATCGATAAAAAGGCACTGACAACTTCAAATGACACGCAAACACCAGAAATGAAAGTGGTCGCTTTGTCGATCATGAATAGAAGTACAAGTGGGAATGCGCCTAGAGGTATCAATACTTTTGATGCCAATGTATTTTCCAATTGGCAATATATCGACCAACTTGTGTATTGGGGTGGTTCGTCTGGTGAAGGGATCATTGTACCGCCAAGTCCTGATGTCATTGATGCGGCCCATAAAAATGGTGTGCCAGTATTAGGGACAGTTTTCTTTCCGCAGTCCGCTCATGGTGGTAAAATCGAATGGTTGGATACATTCTTGCAAAAAGATGAGGATGGTACCTTTCCTTTAGTTGATCAATTGATCGAAGTAGCTACTCGATATGGGTTTGATGGCTGGTTTATCAATCAGGAAACGGACACACTAGTCACAAGTTTTGATGATGCAAACAATCAAAAAAAGGTAGAAGGGGCAAATACAGCAGGAGGATTGAGTAAAGAACATGCGGATTTGATGCAAGAATTCATCAAACAATTCAAGCAAAAAGCAGCAGCTTTAGAAATCATGTGGTACGATTCGATGACTTCGGAAGGGAAGATGGATTGGCAAAATGCGCTGACAGATAAAAACCAAGCGTTTTTAGTCGATGCGGAAATGAATCCTTTAGCTGATAGCATGTTTTTGAATTTTTGGTGGAATACCGATCGTTTAGCGAGTCAAGAATTATTGAAAGCTTCAAAGAAAAAAGCCAATGAATTAGGGATCGATCCTTATCAATTATATGCGGGAATCGATGTCCAACAAAATGGGTATGATACCCCTGTGAACTGGCGGCTATTCACAGATGAAACTGGCACTCCTTATACTTCATTAGGACTGTATGTCCCGAGTTGGACCTACACATCAGCAAGTGATCCTGCTGATTTTCAACGTCGTGAAATGCGTTTTTGGGTCAATGAACAAGGTGATCCAACGAAAGGGAAGGCACCGGTAGAAAAAGAATGGCCTGGGATCTCTACGTATGCAGTAGAGCAGAGCGCTATTACCAGCATACCTTTTGTAACGAATTTTAATGTGGGGAATGGGTATGGTTACTTCATTAATGGAAAAAAAGTATCTAATCTACAGTGGAATAATCGCAGTATGCAAGACGTGATGCCAACGTATCGTTGGATCTTTGAACATCAAGGAGAAAATCAATTAGCAGTTGAGATGGATTATGATGAGGCGTTTCGTGGCGGGAATTCTTTGCTTCTTAAAGGGAGTATGGTGAACGAGGCATCAAGTACAATCAAACTATATCGAATGGATGAAACCATTTCCGACAAGACTTCTGTCACAACAACGGCAAAAGCAACGAGTATTAGCCAGCTTGATTTAGTTTTAGAAATGGCTGACGGGCGAAAAGAAATCATCTCGGCAAGTGAACCAATCGGTCGGGATTGGACAACTGTCAGCTATGATGTCAGTCGGTTGGCAGGAGAAAAAATCAACACACTCTCTTATCAGCTTGCTTCTTCAGAGACTCAGTCCGATTACGCGCTACACTTGGGTCAATTAGCACTGACAGAGGGAAAGGAACTTCCAACCGCAAAAGTTTCGGGACTGACGCTTGAAGATGTTGCATTTGATGAAGAAGAAGGGCGATACGCTGGCATACGACTTGCTTGGGATGAGACGAAGAGTCAAGCAAGCTATTATGAGATCTACCGGTTGAATCCTGATAACTCAAAATCTTTCTTAGGAGCAACACCAGCTACGAATCATTATATCAATGCCCTTGAACGAACCTTAGACACCACGCAAACAAAATTGATTGTCGTGCCTGTTGATGCGCTGGGTAATCAAGGTGAACCTTCAGAGACCGTTTCTTTTGATTGGCCGGATAATAAAGTGCCGAGAGCTAATTTTACTGCTTCAAGAACGTTAGCCGCTCCAGGGTCAGCGATTACTTTTACAAACACGTCATCTTTAAATACCGAAACGGTTACTTGGGAATTTGAAGGTGGGGATATTACGACAAGTCATGAAAATTCGCCAGTTGTCACTTACCACAAAGAAGGTGTTTATAAAGTCAAATTAACGGCAAGCAATCAAGCAGGGGAGACACCTGTCGAAAAAGTCGGTTTGATCACAATTTCTGATAAAGTACCAACTGAGTTGCCGCTGTTATCACGAGACGCGAAAGCGACCGCTTCTTCTTACACCAATGAAGCGGAAGCACCTCATTTTGCAATAGATGGCGACTTGACGACTAAGTGGTGTGCAACGGGTACGCCGCCACACGAATTGACACTTGATTTAGGGCATGTTCAAACCATTAGTGAAGTTCGTATAGACCATGCGCAAGCAGGTGGAGAAAGTCCTGATATGAATACAAAAGCATATGTGATCGAACTAAGTGAAGATGGAGAGATATATAAAGAAGTCGCCAAAACTACCAATAATACGGCGAGTAGCTCGGTCGAGACTTTTGCGGTACAATCTGCACGATATGTCCGATTACGTATTGACAAACCAACACAAGGATCAGACACTGCAGCAAGAATCTATGGATTTGAAGTATTTGGATTGCCAGAATTATTACAATAG
- a CDS encoding MerR family transcriptional regulator: MREKDKRSELLSIGEMAKITGVNIKSLRYYEQVGVLLPVYINPDSGYRYYSLAQVSAVELIQACVEIGLPLKELHRFSDPNNSIDYLSFLSYSEELMKQKIELLQQNLKGMQEVKEEIKLLKKYRHSKKQHIRQLSEKYLYVFPYQPTDNKKTLYTEAAHLFDRSMEAGYEPLYDFGILYEFIDKDVQQYMYIEIKPTKNVGNNIKILPSGEYVCRFSPKSYGERLPELFPEIFEKKAAVLAIEAEASTGTLEEIVYEIRVFSDGMNE, encoded by the coding sequence ATGAGAGAAAAGGACAAAAGAAGTGAATTGTTGAGTATCGGGGAAATGGCGAAAATAACCGGTGTCAATATTAAATCGTTAAGATATTATGAACAAGTCGGAGTGTTGTTGCCGGTATACATCAATCCAGATTCTGGCTATCGCTATTATTCCTTAGCCCAAGTGAGCGCGGTCGAGCTGATTCAAGCATGTGTAGAGATTGGTTTACCATTAAAAGAACTGCATCGCTTTAGTGATCCAAATAATTCCATCGATTATCTATCTTTTTTATCGTATAGTGAAGAATTGATGAAGCAAAAAATCGAGTTACTTCAACAAAACTTAAAAGGGATGCAAGAGGTCAAAGAGGAAATCAAATTATTAAAAAAATACAGACATTCTAAAAAGCAACATATTCGCCAATTGTCAGAAAAGTACTTATATGTTTTTCCTTACCAACCGACTGATAACAAAAAGACTCTTTATACAGAAGCAGCCCATTTGTTTGATCGCTCAATGGAAGCGGGGTATGAGCCTTTATATGATTTTGGCATTCTCTATGAATTTATTGATAAAGACGTGCAGCAGTATATGTATATAGAGATCAAGCCTACAAAAAATGTCGGTAACAATATCAAGATTTTACCTAGTGGAGAATACGTATGCCGATTTAGTCCTAAAAGTTACGGTGAGCGCCTTCCAGAGTTGTTTCCAGAAATCTTTGAAAAAAAAGCGGCAGTTCTTGCGATTGAAGCAGAAGCTTCCACTGGAACATTAGAAGAAATCGTTTATGAGATTCGTGTTTTCAGTGATGGAATGAATGAGTGA
- a CDS encoding acetate/propionate family kinase, translating to MKELIIAINSGSSSLKFQVYEFPEEKKIAKGLFERIGLASSMDLTYSLDGGKSSRSVKGETHEDAVKYLLDFLLEEKIVADLSEITGVGHRVAHGGEFFKGSCIVEDESLKKIKSLSHLAPLHNPINIMGIEAFKNNLPACPQVAVFDTSFHQTMPEENYLYPIPYKLYEEEGIRRFGFHGTSHQFVATEAAKSLGKKLEDLKIISCHLGNGGSICGIKNGQSVITSMGFTPLAGIMMGTRCGDIDPSIVTYLGRKKQMSFAEIEQMMNQDSGFKGVSGISSDARDIEEAFEQGDPKAVLAMNMFCGRVKQMIGAYAAELGGLDVLIFTAGIGENSPIIRQLSCEGLSLFGITVDEERNNTRQAIVSQENGRVAVMIVPTNEERMIVRETNQLISK from the coding sequence TTGAAAGAATTAATTATTGCAATCAATTCAGGAAGTTCTTCGTTAAAGTTTCAAGTCTATGAGTTTCCTGAAGAAAAAAAGATCGCCAAGGGATTGTTCGAACGAATCGGGTTAGCAAGCTCCATGGATTTGACGTATTCTTTAGACGGTGGTAAAAGCAGTCGCTCAGTTAAAGGTGAAACACATGAAGATGCAGTCAAGTATTTACTAGATTTTTTATTGGAAGAAAAAATCGTTGCTGATTTGTCAGAAATCACTGGTGTCGGCCATCGTGTCGCTCATGGTGGAGAATTCTTCAAAGGGTCCTGTATCGTTGAGGATGAATCATTGAAAAAAATCAAATCGCTTTCTCATTTAGCACCGTTGCACAACCCAATCAACATCATGGGGATCGAAGCGTTCAAAAATAATTTGCCAGCTTGTCCGCAAGTGGCTGTTTTCGATACGTCATTCCACCAAACAATGCCAGAAGAAAACTATCTTTATCCAATTCCTTATAAATTATATGAGGAAGAGGGAATTCGCCGTTTCGGATTTCATGGGACAAGTCATCAATTTGTGGCGACGGAAGCTGCCAAGTCTTTAGGTAAAAAGCTTGAGGATTTAAAAATCATTTCCTGTCATTTAGGAAATGGGGGGAGTATTTGCGGGATCAAGAATGGCCAGTCTGTTATCACTAGTATGGGATTCACTCCTTTAGCAGGTATTATGATGGGTACTCGCTGTGGCGATATCGATCCTTCCATCGTGACCTATCTAGGCAGAAAAAAACAGATGAGCTTCGCAGAAATCGAGCAGATGATGAACCAAGACTCAGGATTCAAAGGAGTTTCTGGCATCAGTAGTGATGCTCGTGACATCGAAGAAGCTTTTGAGCAGGGCGATCCAAAAGCGGTTTTAGCAATGAACATGTTTTGTGGTCGCGTAAAACAAATGATCGGTGCTTACGCTGCTGAACTAGGCGGACTTGATGTGTTGATTTTCACGGCTGGCATCGGAGAGAACTCGCCAATCATTCGTCAACTATCTTGTGAAGGATTGTCATTGTTTGGCATAACTGTTGACGAAGAAAGAAACAATACAAGACAAGCAATTGTCAGTCAAGAAAATGGTCGAGTGGCTGTCATGATTGTACCGACGAATGAAGAACGTATGATTGTCCGTGAGACGAATCAATTGATTTCGAAATAA